Within Pseudomonas tructae, the genomic segment GCGTCGAATTACTTGCGTTTCATCGACAGGAAGAACTCATCGTTGGTCTTGGTCTGCTTGAGTTTGTCGATCAAGAACTCGATGGCTGCAACTTCGTCCATCGGGTGCAGCAGCTTGCGCAGGATCCACATGCGCTGCAGTTCGTCATCGGCGGTCAGCAGTTCTTCGCGACGGGTACCCGAACGGTTGATGTTGATGGCCGGGAAGACGCGTTTCTCGGCGATCTTGCGGTCCAGGGGCAGCTCCATGTTGCCGGTACCCTTGAACTCTTCGTAGATCACTTCGTCCATCTTCGAGCCGGTTTCGACCAGCGCGGTGGCGATGATGGTCAGCGAACCGCCTTCTTCGATGTTACGCGCGGCACCGAAGAAACGCTTCGGTTTCTCCAGGGCGTGGGCATCGACACCACCGGTCAGGACCTTGCCGGAGCTCGGGATCACGGTGTTGTAGGCACGGGCCAGACGGGTGATGGAGTCGAGCAGGATGACCACGTCTTTCTTGTGCTCAACCAGGCGCTTGGCCTTCTCGATGACCATCTCGGCAACCTGCACGTGGCGGGTTGGCGGCTCGTCGAAGGTGGAAGCAACCACTTCGCCGCGCACGGTGCGCTGCATTTCGGTCACTTCTTCCGGGCGCTCGTCGATCAGCAGGACGATCAGGTGGCACTCGGGGTTGTTACGGGTGATGTTGGCCGCGATGTTCTGCAGCATGATGGTCTTGCCCGCCTTTGGCGGAGCGACGATCAGGCCACGCTGGCCTTTGCCGATCGGGGCGCAGAGGTCAATAACCCGGCCGGTGAGGTCTTCGGTGGAGCCGTTGCCGGCTTCCATCTTCAGGCGCTCGTTGGGGAACAGCGGCGTCAGGTTCTCGAACAGGATCTTGTTCTTCGCGTTTTCCGGCCGGTCGAAGTTGATGGTGTCGACTTTGAGCAGGGCGAAGTACCGCTCGCCTTCTTTTGGCGGGCGGATCTTGCCGACGATGGTGTCGCCGGTACGCAAGTTGAAACGGCGGATCTGGCTTGGCGACACATAGATGTCGTCCGGGCCGGCCAGGTACGAGGCATCGGCCGAGCGCAGGAAGCCGAAGCCGTCCTGGAGAATCTCCAGCACGCCGTCACCGGAGATTTCCTCGCCGCTTTTCGCATGCTTTTTCAACAGAGAGAAAATCACATCTTGCTTGCGCGAACGGGCCATATTTTCTATGCCCATCTGTTCGGCCATTTCGAGCAGATCGGTAATCGGCTTTTGCTTGAGTTCAGTCAGGTTCATAAGGGGAGTGACGTAATCATGTAAGAAGGGGAAATTAAGCTTCTGGCTTAATGAAGCCGCGCCGCAAAGAAGGCGACAGGATCGCGTACTGATTCGAATTAGGGATGCGTCGGCGACGGCGTGCAGAGGGCACCGAAGAAACAGTGCGAGGCCGAATGTAACACCTGCTTTTTCTGGCGTCTAGTCACCAGACAAAGAAAAGCCCCGACGAATGCGGGGCTTTTTTCACTCAGAGATTGGCGTCCAGGAAGGCTGCCAGCTGAGATTTCGACAGTGCGCCGACCTTGGTGGCCTCGACGTTGCCGTTCTTGAACAGCATCAGCGTCGGGATGCCACGCACGCCGTGCTTGGCCGGGGTTTCCTGGTTGTCGTCGATGTTCAACTTGGCGACGGTCAGTTTGCCCTGGTAAGTAGAAGCGATGTCGTCCAGAACCGGCGCGATCATTTTGCAAGGGCCGCACCATTCAGCCCAGTAGTCGACCAGCACCGGGCCTTCAGCCTTCAGGACTTCGGCTTCGAAGGTGGCGTCGGTGACGTGTTTGATAAGATCGCTGCTCATGGAAGTCTCCAAGGTCGTAAGCAAAAAAACGTGGCCCATCATAGCCGCACCCGCTGCCTACAGGAAGCCGGGAACGATTGAGTGTAACTATAGTTGTGCATGACCGCGCATATCGCTGCTGTCACGGGAAAGTCATATTTCCCGCACAACCTGCCCCATATCAAGCCTTGATACGCTGCGCGTTGGCGCCAGCGCCGGATCGTGGCAGGATTGCCGGGTTATCGACCGAGAACCCATGACCATGCCGCAAACCACAGCCAAGAATCTGTCCTTGATCGCTGCCATAGACCTGGGCTCCAACAGTTTCCACATGGTGGTCGCCAAGGCTCACCACAGCGAAATCCGCATCCTTGAGCGGCTGGGTGAAAAGGTTCAGCTGGCCGCCGGCATCAACGAAGAGCGCCAGCTCAGCGAAGAATCCATGCAACGCGGCCTGGACTGCCTCAAGCGCTTTGCCCAGCTGATCAACGGCATGCCCGACGGTGCCGTACGTATCGTCGGCACCAACGCCCTGCGCGAGGCGCGCAACCGCGGCGAATTCATCCGCCGCGCCGAAGCCATCCTCGGCCACCCGGTGGAAGTCATCTCTGGCCGTGAAGAAGCCCGCCTGATCTACCTCGGCGTGTCCCACACGCTGGCCGACACCCCGGGCAAGCGCCTGGTCGCCGACATCGGCGGCGGCAGTACCGAATTCATTATTGGCCAGCGTTTCGAGCCACTGCTGCGCGAGAGCCTGCAGATGGGTTGTGTCAGCTACACCCAGCGTTACTTCCGCGACGGCAAGATCACCCCGGCGCGCTATGCCCAGGCCTACACCGCCGCGCGCCTGGAGCTGATGAGCATCGAGAATGCCCTGCACCGCCTGACCTGGGATGAAGCCATCGGCTCCTCCGGGACCATCCGCGCCATCGGCCTGGCCCTCAAGTCCGGCGGCATGGGTAACGGCGAGGTCAATGCCGAAGGCCTGGCCTGGCTCAAGCGCAAGCTGTTCAAGCTGGGGGAAACCGACAAGATCGACTTTGACGGGGTCAAGCCCGACCGCCGGGCGATCTTCCCGGCGGGCCTGGCGATTCTCGAAGCGATTTTCGACGCCCTCGAACTGCAACGCATGGACCACTGCGACGGCGCCCTGCGCGAAGGCGTACTGTACGACCTGCTCGGCCGCCATCACCACGAAGACGTGCGTGAACGCACCCTGACCTCGCTGATGGAGCGCTATCACGTTGACCAGGGGCAGGCGGCACGGGTTGAGCGCAAGGCCCTGCATGCCTTCGACCAGGTGGCCAAGGCCTGGGACCTGGAAGACGGGATCTGGCGCGAATTGCTGGGCTGGGCAGCCAAGGTCCATGAAGTGGGGCTGGACATCGCCCACTACCATTACCACAAGCACGGCGCCTATCTGATCGAGCACTCCGACCTTGCCGGCTTCTCCCGTGAAGACCAGTTGATGCTGGCCCTGCTGGTGCGCGGCCACCGGCGCAACATTCCCAAGGACAAGTTCGCCGAGTTCGGCGATGACGCCGTCAAACTGATTCGCCTGTGCGTGCTGCTGCGCTTTGCGATCCTGTTCCACCACATCCGCGGCACCCAGCAGATGCCCAAGGTCACCCTGCACGCCAAGGGCGACAGCCTGGACGTCGAGTTCCCTGCCGGCTGGCTGGAAGAGAACCAGCTGACCCAGGCCGATTTCGGCCTGGAAGCAGAATGGCTGGCCCGGGTCGGCTTCGTCCTCAGCGTACGATAAGCACCGGGTTGCTCAGGCGCTCGAGCAGAGCGGCCTGGGCACTGCGCGGGTTCTGGTTGCCGGTTGGCGTGCTGCGTACGTAGCGGCCATCCGGTTGCAGGATCCAGGCGTGGGTGTTGTCGGTCAGGTACCCCTCCAACTCCTTTTTCACCCGCAGGATCAGCTTCTTGCCCTCGACCGGGAAGCAGGTCTCGACGCGCTTGTCGAGGTTGCGTTCCATCCAGTCGGCGCTGGAGAGGAACATCTGCTCTTCGCCGCCATTGAGGAAGTAGAACACCCGCGTGTGCTCGAGGAAGCGACCGATGATCGAGCGCACCTGAATGTTATGCGACACCCCGGCAATGCCCGGGCGCAGGCAGCACATGCCACGCACTACCAGATCGATACGCACCCCGGACTGGCTGGCCTTGTACAACGCACGGATGATCTTCGGATCGGTCAGCGAGTTGAACTTGGCGATGATGTGCGCCGGTTTGCCGTCGAGGGCGAACTGGGTTTCGCGCGCGATCATGTCGAGCATGCCCTTTTTCAGGGTGAACGGCGCGTGCAGCAGTTTTTTCATGCGCAGGGTCTTGCCCATGCCGATCAACTGGCTGAACAGCTTGCCGACGTCTTCGCACAGGGCGTCGTCGGAGGTCAACAGGCTGTAGTCGGTATACAGGCGGGCGTTGCCAGCGTGGTAGTTACCGGTCCCCAGGTGCGCGTAGCGGACGATCTCGCCGGCTTCGCGGCGCAGGATCAGCATCATCTTGGCGTGGGTCTTGAAGCCCACCACACCATAGATCACCACCGCACCCGCAGCCTGCAGGCGGCTGGCCATCTGCAGGTTGGACTCTTCGTCGAAGCGCGCACGCAATTCGATCACCGCGGTGACTTCCTTGCCGTTACGCGCAGCGTCAACCAACGCATCGACGATCTCCGAGTTGGCGCCGCTGCGGTACAGGGTCTGGCGCACGGCCAGGACGTGCGGGTCCTTGGCCGCCTGGCGCAGCAGATCGACCACCGGGGTGAACGACTCGAAGGGGTGCATCAGCAGGATGTCCTGCTTGCTGACCACGCTGAAAATATTCTCGCTGTTCTGCAACAGCTTGGGGATTGCCGGGGTAAACGGCGTGTATTGCAGCTCCGGGTGACTGTCCAGGCTGGTGATGCTGAACAGCCGGGTCAGGTTGACCGGGCCATTGACCTGATACAGCTCGCTCTCACTCAGGCTGAACTGCTTGAGCAGGTAATCGGACAGGTGTTTAGGGCAAGTGTCGGCCACTTCCAGGCGCACCGCATCGCCATATCGACGCGAGAACAGCTCGCCACGCAGGGCCCGGGCCAGGTCTTCGACATCTTCGGAGTCCAGTGCCAGGTCGGCGTTGCGGGTCAGGCGGAACTGATAGCAGCCCTTGACCTTCATGCCCTGGAACAGGTCATCGGCATGCGCATGGATCATCGACGACAGGAACACATAGTTGTCGCCCGCTCCGCCGACATCTTCAGGCACCTTGATGACCCGCGGCAGCAAACGCGGCGCCGGGATGATCGCCAGGCCCGAATCGCGGCCAAAGGCATCGACACCTTCAAGCTCGACGATGAAGTTCAGGCTCTTGTTCACCAGCAACGGGAACGGGTGGGTCGGGTCGAGACCGATCGGGGTGATGATCGGCGCGATCTCGTCACGGAAGAAGCGCCGCACCCAGGTCTTGAGCTTGGTGTTCCAGTGCCGGCGGCGGATGAAGCGGATCTGGTGTTTTTCCAGCTCCGGCAACAGCACGTCGTTGAGGATCGCGTATTGGCGATCCACTTCACTGTGCACCACCTCGCTGATACGGGCCAGCGCCTGGTGCGGCTGCAAACCGTCAGCGCCAGCCTGTTCACGGGCGAAGGTGATCTGTTTCTTCAGGCCCGCCACACGAATTTCGAAGAACTCATCCAGGTTGCTGGAGAAGATCAGCAGGAACTTCAGCCGCTCAAGCAACGGATAGGACTCATCCAGCGCCTGTTCCAGCACGCGGATGTTGAACTGCAGCTGGGACAATTCGCGATGAATGTACAGGCTGCTGTCGTCCAGACCGGGAATGACGATGGCAGGCGCGGCCACCGGCACCGGCGCAGGGGCCTCGACCACCGGCTCCGCTACCGCAGGCGGCTCCGGCGGGGTCTCGACCATCTGTTCGGGCACAGGCTGGGCGTCTTTGACTGCAACGTCGGTAAGTACTTCGTTATTCATCTAGCGTTCCTGAAGGGCGTTACTGCCCTCTCATCAATTGAGCAGCGCGAACAGCGAAATAGGTGAGGATGCCATCGGCGCCCGCCCGTTTGAAAGCGGTGAGGGATTCAAGGATAACCCCTTCACTGAGCCAGCCGTTCTGAATTGCCGCCATGTGCATGGCGTACTCGCCGCTGACCTGGTAAACGAAGGTCGGCACTTTGAATTCTTCTTTGACCCGGTACAGGATATCCAGGTACGGCATGCCCGGTTTGACCATGACCATATCGGCGCCCTCCGACAGGTCGGCGGCCACTTCATGCAAGGCCTCGTTACTGTTGGCCGGGTCCATCTGGTAGGAGGCCTTGTTGGCCTTGCCCAGGTTCAGCGCCGAGCCGACCGCGTCGCGGAACGGACCATAATAGGCGCTGGCGTACTTGGCCGAGTAGGCCATGATCCGCACGTTGACATGACCGGCTAGCTCCAGGGCTTCGCGAATGGCCTGGATGCGGCCGTCCATCATGTCCGATGGCGCAACCACCTGGGCGCCGGCTTCGGCATGGGACAGCGCCTGGCGCACCAGGGCATCGACGGTAATATCGTTCTGGACGTAGCCTTCCTCATCGAGAATGCCGTCCTGACCGTGGGTGGTGAACGGGTCCAGGGCAACATCGGTGATCACCCCCAGTTCCGGGAAGCGCTCACGCAGGGCGCGGGTGGCACGCTGGGCGATGCCATCGGGGTTCCAGGCTTCGGCGCCATCCAGGGACTTTTTCTCTACGGGAGTGACCGGGAACAGGGCCAGGGCCGGAATCCCGAGGTTCACCCACTCTTGCGCAGCTTCCAGCAACAGGTCGATGGACAAACGTTCGACGCCCGGCATCGAGGCGATCTCTTCGCGGCGGTTTTCGCCATCGAGGACAAACACCGGGAGGATCAGGTCATCGACAGTCAGAACATTTTCGCGAACCAGGCGACGGGTAAAGTCATCACGACGGTTGCGACGCAGACGGGTGGCAGGAAACAAACGGTTAGCGGGGGTAAAGCTCACGGCAGACTCCTGAGCCCGCGCAGGCGGGCGAGCGCGACAGTTATAAGCGGCCATTATGACGCCTGTATGACAGCCAAGGGCAACCCTGCGACTTGAGGACGCAGCCATTGTCCTTGTAGGAAATGTTCACGTCGAGACACATTTGGACACTTTCCCCAGAGGCCACGAAGGGTTAGGCTTCGCGTTCATTTCGCCAGCACCCAGAAAATGCTCCAACAATTCCTGCAGGATTTCGGCTACTTTGCCCTTTTTCTCGGCACGTTTTTCGAAGGTGAGACCATCCTGGTTCTCGCAGGCTTCCTTGCGTTCCGTGGATATATGGATATCAACCTGGTGGTCGTGGTGGCCTTCTTCGGCAGCTACGCGGGTGATCAGCTGTGGTACTTCATGGGCCGTCGCCATGGGCGCAAGCTGCTGGCGCGCAAACCGCGCTGGCAGATGATGGGCGACCGCGCGCTGGAGCACATACGCCGCCATCCGGATATCTGGGTCTTGAGTTTTCGCTTCGTCTACGGCCTGCGCACGGTGATGCCGGTCGCCATCGGCCTGTCCGGCTACCCGCCGCGCCGCTACCTGCTGCTCAACGGCATTGGCGCCGCCGTCTGGGCCCTGGCCCTGGGCGCCGCAGCCTATCACTTTGGCGCCATTCTCGAAGGCCTGCTCGGCAACGTGAAGAAGTACGAGCTATGGGTGCTCGGCGGCCTGCTGCTGCTCGGCGGCTGCCTGTGGCTGCGCCGGCGCTTCAAGGCTGCGCGTGTTGCGCGCAAGGAAGCGGCTGCCATAGAGGCCGACAAGGCTGAGCAAGCTGTAGCCAAGCAGCAGGACCCAAGCCAGGGCAGCGACCGGCCATAGCCCGGTGATCCCGGCCAGCACCATGGCCGGGACATTCAACCCCAGGCGCAGCACCTCCAGCCGCAACGCCCAGGGGCGATTCTCCAGTGCCGTCCCCAGCACGAACAAGCCAAACGCCATCAAGCCGCAGCCCAGCAACAGGGCGGCGACCGACAACTGCTCGGCACGCTCCATCAAGTAACTGCCCAAACCCACATACACCGCAAACTGCATCGCCACATAAAGCTGCTGCGGCCAGGCCAGGGGCACCTCGAATTTCTTGAAGCGGCTCAGGTCCTGCTTGGCCTGCGGGTAACGCCGCTCCACGTCATCCGGGCGCCAGCCGGTGGGCATGAACCAGATCCGCAGCTTGTCCCGCCAGCGCTCGGCACGGCGCGCATCGTTCCACAGCTGGGCATAGAACTGCAGGTTGGCCCACAACGGGTTCCAGCTGGCCAGTGGCGTGGTCACGCCGAAAATCACCGGCTCATTGTCATCCTCTTCCTGGAAGGTGCCGAACAGACGGTCCCAGACAATGAACACTCCGCCGTAGTTGCGATCCAAGTACAGAGGATTCTGCGCATGGTGGACGCGATGATTGGACGGTGTGATGAACAACCATTCGAACCAGCCCAGCTTGGGAATGTGCCGGGTGTGTACCCAGAACTGGTACAGCAGGTTCAGCGCCGCAACGGTAATGAACACCAGCGGCGGCACCCCCAGCACGGCCAGCGGCAGGTAGAAGATCCACGACAGCAAAAAGCCGCTGCTGGTCTGGCGCAGGGCCGTGGACAGGTTGTAGTCCTCGCTCTGGTGATGCACCGAATGCGCGGCCCAGAGGATGTTGCGCTCGTGGCCGAAGCGGTGCAGCCAGTAGTAGCAAAAGTCATAGACGACGAACGCCAGCACCCACACCCACAACGCCTCGCCCGGCAGCTCGAACAGCGCCAGGTGCTCCCAGGCCAGCGCATAGGTCACCAGGCCCACGCCTTTGGTCAGCAGGCCGGTGGTGGTCGACAGCACGCCGGCGCTGAGGCTGTTGATCGAATCAGCCAGGCGATAGGTGCGCACGCCCCGCAACCGATCGGCAAGCAATTCGACAACGATCAGCACAATGAAAAACGGTACCGCCAACAGGATCAGGTCCATGGGTCTTCCATCTCCAGCCTATCCTGCAAGATTAGGCCGGGAATGGCATAAACCCTATGGCGACATCTGCCAAACTAGAGGACATTTAGCGCCTCGAATCGGGAGTAGTGAGCATGACCGCAAAAAAAGTTGCTGTGATTCTTTCCGGCTGTGGCGTCTATGACGGCGCCGAAATTCACGAAAGCGTGATCACCCTGCTGCGCCTCGACCAGCGCGGCGCGCAAGTGCAGTGCTTTGCACCGAACATCGCGCAAATGCATGTGATCGACCACCTGACTGGCGAAGAAATGCCCGAGACCCGCAATGTGCTGGTGGAATCGGCGCGGATCGCCCGCGGCGAGGTCAAGGACCTGCGCGAAGCCGATGCCAAGGACTTCGATGCGCTGATCGTGCCGGGCGGCTTTGGCGCGGCAAAAAACCTCTCGAACTTTGCCGTGGAAGGCGCGGGCTGCAGCGTGCACCCGGATGTCCTGGCCCTGGCTGAAGCCTTCGCCGAAGCCGGCAAGCCGGTCGGCCTGATCTGCATCTCACCGGCCCTGGCAGCCAAGATCTACGGCCCCGGCGTGGTCTGCACCATCGGCAACGATGCTGGCACCAGCGCCGCTATCGTCAAGATGGGCGGCACCCATGAAGAGTGCGATGTCCATGACATCGTCGAAGACACCCAGCGCAAACTGGTCAGCACCCCGGCCTACATGCTGGCAAAAAGCATCAGTGAAGCTGCTGGCGGCATCTACAAGCTGGTCGACCGGGTACTGGAACTGACCCACGAAAACGACTGAACACCCCTGTAGGAGCGGGCTTGCCCCGCGATTCGTGCGCGAAGACAACCTGCTGCCGCTAACGGCCTCTTCGCGGGGCAAGCCCGCTCCCACTCAGGCGGGTCAGGATACGGTCCAGCGAGTTGGCGAAGGCCTGCTTCTCACGATCGCCATAAGGCGCTTGCCCGCCACCGACCTGCCCCTGCTCGCGCAGGTCGGTAAACAGATTGCGCACCGCCAGGCGATCGCCCATGTTGCCTTCGTCAAACTCCTTGCCACGCGGATCGAGGCAGGCAACGCCCTTCTTGACCAGGCGATCGGCCAACGGCACATCACTGCAAATCACCAGCTCGCCCGGCACGGCATGCTCGACCAGGTAATCGTCGGCAGCATCCGGCCCACTGGGCACGACGATCAGCTTGACGCAGGCAAACGCCGGCTTGATCTGGCTCTGCCCGGCGACCAGCACCACTTCCAGCTGACGCTTGAGGGCGAATTTGACCAGTTGATCCTTGGCCGCCTTGGGGCAGGCGTCGGCATCGATCCACACGCGCATGGCACAGATTTCCAACAAAAACGGGCGAACAGTATCCCTGCTCTCCCGTGTTGCTTCAAATCAACCTGCTGGCTGGCGGCGCTTCTCGGCCAGGCGGCTACGCCCGTAGAGGATGGCGATGGCCAGCAATGCCAACGCCTGCGCGGCCAGTGAATAGGCGTCAGCATGGATGCCCAGCCAGTCGAAGTCGAAGAATGCCACCGGACGTGTGCCAAACACCCCAGCTTCCTGCAAGGCTTTGACCCCGTGGCCGGCGAACACCACCGACAAGGCGCACAGCAACGCCGCGTTGATGCTGAAGAACAGCGCCAGCGGCAACTTGGCCGAGCCACGCAAAATCACCCAGGCCAGCCCCACCAGCAGCAACAGCGCCGTAGCGCCACCGGCCAGCACCGCGTTGTGCCCGGCAGGTCCGGACTGCAGCCAGAGGGTTTCATAGAACAGGATGACCTCGAACAGCTCGCGGTACACCGAAAAGAACGCCAGCACGGCAAAGCCGAAACGCCCGCCACCACCGACCAGGCTGCTCTTGATGTAGTCCTGCCAGGCGGCTGCGTGACGACGATCATGCATCCACACGCCCAGCCAGAGCACCATGACACTGGCGAACAGCGCCGTGCAGCCTTCAAGCAACTCGCGCTGCGCACCGCTGACATCAATCACATAAGCCGCCAGCGCCCAGGTTCCCAACCCGGCAAGCAAGGCCAGGCCCCAGCCGACATTGACACTGCGCACCGCCGACTGCTGACCGGTTTTGCGCAAGAAAGCCAGAATCGCCGCCAACACCAGAATGGCCTCAAGGCCTTCGCGCAGCAGGATCAGCAGGCCGGAGATGTAGCTCAACGACCAGCTCAGGCCATCACCGCCGAGCAGGCCCGCAGCGTCCTTGAGTTTGGCCTTGGCCGCCTCCAGGCGCTGTTGCACCTGCTCCAGGGGCAAGCCGTCCTGCAGTGACTGACGGTAGGCCATCAGCGACTTTTCAGTGTCTTTGCGCACAGCGGCATCAACGTTGTCGAGCGAGCTCTCCACCAGCTCGAAGCCTTCCAGATAGGCCGCCACCGACAGGTCATAGGCTTGCTCATGATCACCGGCCTGATAGGCCGCCAGGCTCTTGTCCAGAGTCGCTGCGGTGTAGTCCAGCAACTGCGCCGGGCCACGCTGGACCTGCGGCGGTTGCGCCCGCTGGGCACGGAACTGGAGCAGCGCTTGCGGCCCATCGCTGGCTTCGACTTCGGCGGGGGTCTGACGGGCCAGGTCGGCCAGGTTGTAGGCTTTGTCGCCCTTGGCCTTGGCCGGATCGGCCGTGAAGCTTGCGACATACGTCGCCAGGTCCCAGCGCTGACGCTCATCGAGCTGGTCGGCGAACGACGGCATGTCGGTGCCTTCGATCCCCAGGCCAAGGGTGTTGTACAGGTCGAACAGGCTCAAGCGGTCAAGCCGCTCGGCACTGCGCAGGTTAGCCGGTGGCGGGGTCAGGCCAAGGCCGGCCGGGCCATCGCCGGCACCGTTATCGCCATGGCACACCGAGCAATGCTGGGCGTACAGCGGCGCACCGCGCGTCGGGTCCGGGGTGATGATCGGCGCCTGGCTGACTTCATACGCCACCGCCAGTTGCGCACCGAGCTGCCGCGCCTGACGGGCGACGCCAGGGCCGTCCTGCCGCTGGCTGACCGCCTGACGCAAGGTGACCACACCTTGCTCCAGCGCCTGGCGCTCCGGCCGCGCCGGCAACGCCACGATCAGGCCCTGCAGTACATCGATGAATTCCAGTTGTTCGCGGTACTCCCCTTCGTCGATGACCCTGCCCGCCTCGACGGTGGCCGGGTAATCGGCGCCGATGTAGTCGAGCAGGTGCAGGGCCTTGGCGGCGCCATCGACGCTGTCGGCCAGCAGCGTGGCACTGCTCAGCGCCAGCACCGGCCAGAGCAGCCAGGCGAATAAGCGGGAACGGCGAATCATGAGCGACTCTCAAATGAAAATACGAGGTAAAGCATTGTTCACTTCCACTGCGCTTGGCTCAAGGCTTGCCGGATGAAACCTTGAAAAATTTTGTGACAAATGCGTCATCCATCAGCGTGTTAAAGAACAACCGTTCGTCGGCCGATATGGAAATGCTGGCACAACGGCAAGCTTGCAAAGCAAAACGCCATTAATTAGCCAGTAAATACGTCTATAATGCCGCGCCGCTTATAGCGACTTAGAATTTAGGCTCCTCTTTTAAGAGTGTTTGGCGATATACGTCAAAGAGATGACCGCCGTCTCGCCCCCAGGCTCTCATCAATTCAGGGAAGAAGAATTCAGATGGTATCCCGTGTTCTCACCGTCGCGACTCTCGTCGCTGCCGTTCAACTTGCAGGTTGCTCGGCCTTTCGCAGCTATGACAGCGAACTTCAAGAAACCAACCAGCACCTGAGCAGCGGCAACGTCGATGCGGCCCTGGCGCTGCTGGAGAAAAACAACAAGGGTGAGGACAAAGACCTTCTCTATTACTTCGAGAAGGGTGAATTGCTGCGCTCCAAGGGTGACCTGACCGGCAGCCAAGTGGCCTGGCGCAGCGCCGATGACGTGGTGTTCAAGTGGGAAGAGTCGGTCAAGCTCGACACCGACAAGTACCTGAGCCAGTTCGGCAGCTACCTGGTCAACGACAAGGTTCGCCGCTACGAAGGCTATGACTACGAAAAAGTCATGCTGACCACGCAGATGGCCCTGAACCTGCTGGCCCAGAACGACTTCGATGGCGCGCGCACCGAAATCAAGAAGACGCACGAACGTGAGGCGGTGATTGCCGAACTGCGTGACAAGGAATACCTCAAGCGCGAGGAAGAGGCCGAGAAGGAAGGCGTCAAGACCGAGTACAAGGACCTGCAGGGCTACCCTGTGGCCGCCCTTGATGCCCCAGAAGTGGTCGGGCTGAAAAACAGCTACCAGAGTGCGTTCAGCCATTACCTGTCCGGCTACGTGTACGAAGCCCTGGGTGAAAAAGGCCTGGCCGCACCGGGTTACCGCAAGGCCGCCGAGCTGCGTCCAAACACGCCACTGCTGGAGCAGGCCCTGCTCGAGCTGGACAAGCCCGCAGCGAAAACCACCGACAGCGACGTGCTGATCGTGATCCAGAGCGGCCTGGCCCCGGCCCGCGACTCGGTGCGCATCCCGCTGCCGCTGCCCATCAGCGGCAACCTGGTGATCACCCCGCTGTCGTTCCCGGTCATCAAGGAAGACACC encodes:
- the rho gene encoding transcription termination factor Rho — encoded protein: MNLTELKQKPITDLLEMAEQMGIENMARSRKQDVIFSLLKKHAKSGEEISGDGVLEILQDGFGFLRSADASYLAGPDDIYVSPSQIRRFNLRTGDTIVGKIRPPKEGERYFALLKVDTINFDRPENAKNKILFENLTPLFPNERLKMEAGNGSTEDLTGRVIDLCAPIGKGQRGLIVAPPKAGKTIMLQNIAANITRNNPECHLIVLLIDERPEEVTEMQRTVRGEVVASTFDEPPTRHVQVAEMVIEKAKRLVEHKKDVVILLDSITRLARAYNTVIPSSGKVLTGGVDAHALEKPKRFFGAARNIEEGGSLTIIATALVETGSKMDEVIYEEFKGTGNMELPLDRKIAEKRVFPAININRSGTRREELLTADDELQRMWILRKLLHPMDEVAAIEFLIDKLKQTKTNDEFFLSMKRK
- the trxA gene encoding thioredoxin TrxA, which translates into the protein MSSDLIKHVTDATFEAEVLKAEGPVLVDYWAEWCGPCKMIAPVLDDIASTYQGKLTVAKLNIDDNQETPAKHGVRGIPTLMLFKNGNVEATKVGALSKSQLAAFLDANL
- the ppx gene encoding exopolyphosphatase, with the protein product MPQTTAKNLSLIAAIDLGSNSFHMVVAKAHHSEIRILERLGEKVQLAAGINEERQLSEESMQRGLDCLKRFAQLINGMPDGAVRIVGTNALREARNRGEFIRRAEAILGHPVEVISGREEARLIYLGVSHTLADTPGKRLVADIGGGSTEFIIGQRFEPLLRESLQMGCVSYTQRYFRDGKITPARYAQAYTAARLELMSIENALHRLTWDEAIGSSGTIRAIGLALKSGGMGNGEVNAEGLAWLKRKLFKLGETDKIDFDGVKPDRRAIFPAGLAILEAIFDALELQRMDHCDGALREGVLYDLLGRHHHEDVRERTLTSLMERYHVDQGQAARVERKALHAFDQVAKAWDLEDGIWRELLGWAAKVHEVGLDIAHYHYHKHGAYLIEHSDLAGFSREDQLMLALLVRGHRRNIPKDKFAEFGDDAVKLIRLCVLLRFAILFHHIRGTQQMPKVTLHAKGDSLDVEFPAGWLEENQLTQADFGLEAEWLARVGFVLSVR
- the ppk1 gene encoding polyphosphate kinase 1, translated to MNNEVLTDVAVKDAQPVPEQMVETPPEPPAVAEPVVEAPAPVPVAAPAIVIPGLDDSSLYIHRELSQLQFNIRVLEQALDESYPLLERLKFLLIFSSNLDEFFEIRVAGLKKQITFAREQAGADGLQPHQALARISEVVHSEVDRQYAILNDVLLPELEKHQIRFIRRRHWNTKLKTWVRRFFRDEIAPIITPIGLDPTHPFPLLVNKSLNFIVELEGVDAFGRDSGLAIIPAPRLLPRVIKVPEDVGGAGDNYVFLSSMIHAHADDLFQGMKVKGCYQFRLTRNADLALDSEDVEDLARALRGELFSRRYGDAVRLEVADTCPKHLSDYLLKQFSLSESELYQVNGPVNLTRLFSITSLDSHPELQYTPFTPAIPKLLQNSENIFSVVSKQDILLMHPFESFTPVVDLLRQAAKDPHVLAVRQTLYRSGANSEIVDALVDAARNGKEVTAVIELRARFDEESNLQMASRLQAAGAVVIYGVVGFKTHAKMMLILRREAGEIVRYAHLGTGNYHAGNARLYTDYSLLTSDDALCEDVGKLFSQLIGMGKTLRMKKLLHAPFTLKKGMLDMIARETQFALDGKPAHIIAKFNSLTDPKIIRALYKASQSGVRIDLVVRGMCCLRPGIAGVSHNIQVRSIIGRFLEHTRVFYFLNGGEEQMFLSSADWMERNLDKRVETCFPVEGKKLILRVKKELEGYLTDNTHAWILQPDGRYVRSTPTGNQNPRSAQAALLERLSNPVLIVR
- the hemB gene encoding porphobilinogen synthase, whose amino-acid sequence is MSFTPANRLFPATRLRRNRRDDFTRRLVRENVLTVDDLILPVFVLDGENRREEIASMPGVERLSIDLLLEAAQEWVNLGIPALALFPVTPVEKKSLDGAEAWNPDGIAQRATRALRERFPELGVITDVALDPFTTHGQDGILDEEGYVQNDITVDALVRQALSHAEAGAQVVAPSDMMDGRIQAIREALELAGHVNVRIMAYSAKYASAYYGPFRDAVGSALNLGKANKASYQMDPANSNEALHEVAADLSEGADMVMVKPGMPYLDILYRVKEEFKVPTFVYQVSGEYAMHMAAIQNGWLSEGVILESLTAFKRAGADGILTYFAVRAAQLMRGQ
- a CDS encoding DedA family protein, yielding MLQQFLQDFGYFALFLGTFFEGETILVLAGFLAFRGYMDINLVVVVAFFGSYAGDQLWYFMGRRHGRKLLARKPRWQMMGDRALEHIRRHPDIWVLSFRFVYGLRTVMPVAIGLSGYPPRRYLLLNGIGAAVWALALGAAAYHFGAILEGLLGNVKKYELWVLGGLLLLGGCLWLRRRFKAARVARKEAAAIEADKAEQAVAKQQDPSQGSDRP